A DNA window from Rhodococcus sp. Z13 contains the following coding sequences:
- a CDS encoding TerD family protein: MSALASGVAVLPRDHRWVVVDVETSGIRPNAHRVLSVAALVLREDGSVEKEFSTLVDPGCDPGPVHIHRLTRERLAGSPRFEDIASDLAEVLDGATLVAHNASFDYGFLDAEFRRAGGVLPANHRLCTLALSRRLELDVPNYKLSTLAQHWQVQQLQEHDAYDDARVLSEVFVRSAAMAENLQLPLPVVDCRRRRTVYPESVPRVPCAWKNPGRLTEAGLVQGMKVVITGPTATPRVALANRMTEAGLEVMNNVSRQTGVVVCNDPGTRTTKIRKALAEGIPVISEQRLEELLTRVLPGEPKVTTTVDVAPAPKADPQPRLLQGHKPKLWAGRRVLLLGGTHLQAVMMRSRLTQLGARPALNFTAAVTDVLILEGGEADKRMARVVERQLPILRPEDVDAAVEKGVVPPHMRTESRLTAPVLSRGEVIDLPSKTHRWAVNVAWKAEALGDEFDLDVVAFLLGADEKVDTDDDFVFYNNPLYDDGVVELTLDGSSEQCVRVDLAELPDECERIAVAAAIDDARTFGELGAVSVSVDGDGGTAATFVLDAGTTERTMVLTEIYRRAGKWRLRAVGQGYDDDLAALARRYGVDVEE; this comes from the coding sequence ATGAGCGCACTCGCGAGCGGGGTGGCGGTACTGCCTCGTGACCACCGGTGGGTGGTCGTCGACGTCGAGACGTCGGGCATCCGTCCCAACGCCCACCGGGTGCTCAGCGTCGCCGCTCTGGTACTGCGCGAGGACGGCTCCGTCGAGAAGGAGTTCTCCACCCTCGTCGACCCCGGCTGCGATCCCGGGCCCGTGCACATCCACCGGCTCACTCGCGAACGGCTCGCCGGCTCCCCGCGCTTCGAGGACATCGCCTCCGACCTCGCCGAGGTCCTCGACGGTGCCACACTCGTCGCCCACAACGCGTCCTTCGACTACGGCTTCCTCGACGCCGAGTTCCGGCGGGCCGGTGGTGTCCTCCCGGCGAACCACCGCCTGTGCACGCTGGCGCTGTCGAGGCGGCTCGAACTCGACGTGCCGAACTACAAGCTGTCCACCCTCGCGCAACACTGGCAGGTGCAGCAGCTCCAGGAACACGACGCCTACGACGACGCGCGCGTGCTCTCCGAGGTGTTCGTGCGCAGCGCCGCGATGGCGGAGAACCTGCAGCTGCCGCTGCCCGTCGTGGACTGCCGCCGGCGCCGCACCGTCTATCCCGAGTCCGTGCCCCGGGTGCCGTGTGCGTGGAAGAACCCCGGCCGGCTCACCGAGGCGGGTCTCGTGCAGGGCATGAAGGTCGTGATCACCGGCCCGACCGCCACCCCACGGGTCGCGCTCGCCAACCGCATGACCGAGGCCGGGCTCGAGGTCATGAACAACGTGAGCCGGCAGACCGGCGTCGTCGTCTGCAACGACCCGGGCACCCGGACCACGAAGATCCGCAAGGCCCTCGCCGAGGGCATCCCGGTCATTTCCGAGCAGCGCCTCGAGGAACTGCTCACCCGGGTCCTGCCCGGTGAACCGAAGGTGACGACCACCGTCGACGTCGCCCCCGCCCCGAAGGCCGACCCGCAGCCACGGCTCCTGCAGGGACACAAGCCGAAGCTGTGGGCCGGTCGCCGGGTGCTGCTGCTCGGCGGCACCCACCTGCAGGCGGTGATGATGCGCTCGCGCCTCACCCAGCTCGGCGCGCGGCCCGCCCTCAACTTCACGGCCGCGGTCACCGACGTGCTGATCCTCGAGGGAGGGGAAGCCGACAAGCGCATGGCACGGGTCGTCGAGCGGCAGCTGCCGATCCTGCGACCGGAGGACGTCGATGCCGCCGTCGAGAAAGGAGTCGTCCCGCCGCACATGCGAACCGAGTCGCGGCTGACGGCACCGGTGTTGTCCCGCGGTGAGGTCATCGACCTGCCGTCGAAGACCCACCGCTGGGCCGTGAACGTCGCGTGGAAGGCCGAGGCGCTCGGCGACGAATTCGACCTCGACGTCGTCGCCTTCCTCCTCGGCGCCGACGAGAAGGTCGACACCGACGACGATTTCGTCTTCTACAACAACCCGCTCTACGACGACGGGGTGGTGGAGCTGACCCTCGACGGCAGCAGCGAGCAGTGCGTTCGTGTCGACCTCGCCGAACTTCCCGACGAGTGCGAACGCATCGCCGTCGCCGCCGCGATCGACGACGCCCGCACCTTCGGTGAACTCGGGGCCGTATCGGTCAGCGTCGACGGCGACGGCGGAACCGCAGCAACCTTCGTGCTCGACGCCGGGACCACCGAACGCACCATGGTGCTCACCGAGATCTACCGGCGCGCCGGCAAGTGGCGGCTGCGTGCGGTGGGGCAGGGGTACGACGACGACCTCGCCGCGCTCGCGCGCCGGTACGGTGTCGACGTCGAGGAGTGA
- a CDS encoding nuclease-related domain-containing DEAD/DEAH box helicase, with protein sequence MSIRIPEQPRFAHATEEIVWRALVEQLGPNDLVVANQRVTDHDKDHEIDFVVALDGYGVICLEVKGGEIWCENGDWYQHRRSGPTVIDPVEQVRRAMYALRRYVDKDPRWTHGHVRWDHVVVFPNSSFAPDFAMPECPRWKVVDRDDLAGIVGRLMKVLVDQAVAKPGIDTDGIGELAEVLSGRGMPQRDVVARALENEDTCDVLTAQQATILDATRLLPRVEVRGGAGSGKTFLALEKARRLTRVGKRVALICYSHGLASYLARITATWPRKHRPAYVGEFHELGRLWGAPEGPPESLRTEQTVHFWEHELPARMAELAAELPDGQRFDAVVVDEAQDFADDWWRPVLAALRDEDAGEIYVFSDEGQRVFDRQGVPPVDLVPLVLDQNMRNTKQIAGSFVPLVGQRMRLLGGDGPEVRFVPCPADEALNRADDAIDELLDEGWRPEDVALLATGSRHPEQVERQAAGPKAYWESFWDTDQVFYGHVLGFKGLERRAVVLAVNESTPQDRSRERLYVGLSRARDQLVVCGDPDYIRQVGGEELLGRLGG encoded by the coding sequence GTGAGCATTCGTATCCCGGAACAGCCGCGGTTCGCGCACGCCACGGAGGAGATCGTGTGGCGTGCCCTGGTCGAGCAGCTGGGCCCGAACGACCTCGTCGTCGCCAACCAGCGCGTCACCGACCACGACAAGGACCACGAGATCGACTTCGTCGTCGCCCTCGACGGCTACGGCGTGATCTGCCTCGAGGTCAAGGGAGGGGAGATCTGGTGCGAGAACGGCGACTGGTACCAGCACCGCCGCAGCGGCCCGACGGTCATCGATCCCGTCGAGCAGGTCCGCCGTGCCATGTACGCCCTGCGCCGGTACGTCGACAAGGACCCGCGGTGGACGCACGGGCACGTGCGGTGGGATCACGTCGTCGTCTTCCCCAACAGCAGCTTCGCCCCCGACTTCGCGATGCCGGAGTGCCCGCGCTGGAAGGTCGTCGACCGCGACGACCTCGCCGGGATCGTCGGCCGGTTGATGAAGGTGCTCGTCGACCAGGCGGTCGCGAAACCCGGCATCGACACCGACGGTATCGGTGAGCTGGCCGAGGTGCTGTCCGGGCGGGGAATGCCGCAGCGCGACGTGGTGGCGCGGGCCCTGGAGAACGAGGACACCTGCGACGTCCTCACCGCGCAGCAGGCGACGATCCTCGATGCGACCCGGCTGCTTCCGCGCGTCGAGGTGCGCGGCGGGGCGGGGAGCGGCAAGACCTTCCTCGCTCTGGAGAAGGCCCGGCGGCTCACGCGTGTCGGCAAACGTGTTGCCCTGATCTGTTATTCGCACGGACTCGCGTCGTATCTGGCGCGGATCACCGCGACCTGGCCCCGCAAGCACCGGCCCGCCTATGTCGGGGAGTTCCACGAACTCGGCCGGCTGTGGGGTGCACCCGAAGGCCCGCCGGAGAGTCTGCGCACCGAGCAGACCGTGCACTTCTGGGAACACGAACTCCCCGCTCGCATGGCCGAACTCGCCGCCGAGTTGCCCGACGGGCAACGGTTCGACGCCGTGGTCGTCGACGAGGCACAGGACTTCGCCGACGACTGGTGGCGCCCCGTCCTTGCGGCCCTGCGCGACGAGGACGCGGGGGAGATCTACGTCTTCAGCGACGAGGGGCAGCGGGTCTTCGACCGGCAGGGAGTGCCCCCGGTCGACCTGGTGCCGCTGGTACTGGACCAGAACATGCGCAACACCAAACAGATCGCCGGTTCCTTCGTCCCGCTGGTCGGCCAGCGCATGCGACTGCTCGGCGGCGACGGTCCCGAGGTCCGCTTCGTGCCCTGTCCCGCCGACGAGGCCCTGAACCGGGCCGACGACGCGATCGACGAACTGCTCGACGAGGGCTGGCGTCCCGAGGACGTCGCCCTGCTGGCGACGGGAAGCCGCCACCCCGAGCAGGTCGAGCGGCAGGCGGCGGGCCCCAAGGCGTACTGGGAGAGCTTCTGGGACACCGACCAGGTCTTCTACGGCCACGTCCTCGGCTTCAAGGGCCTGGAGCGACGCGCCGTGGTGCTGGCGGTGAACGAATCGACGCCCCAGGACCGTTCACGCGAACGGTTGTACGTCGGCCTGTCGCGTGCCCGCGACCAGCTCGTGGTGTGCGGCGACCCCGACTACATCCGCCAGGTCGGCGGGGAGGAGTTGCTGGGTCGCCTGGGTGGGTGA